The following proteins come from a genomic window of Cryobacterium sp. GrIS_2_6:
- a CDS encoding sensor domain-containing diguanylate cyclase, with amino-acid sequence MDDSDRFDGVITGVRDPRRLKAVADADLHGSLADPDLDAVVATLRLACAVPMVVVNIVSADRQTYAAEVGLGAECTSVPDALSFCAEVVDTGRAMTVSDAAAHPIYCQNPMVLSGVIGSYAGVPLIDNGVVLGSVAIFDHHARVFSADVLDILRHQGKLAGSVLALRRSARTDALTGLPNRALYGDRLAGALARLERNGGMVCVMYLDIDDFKIINDTLGHGGGDDILIELGRRLSSVLRPTDTVARFGGDEFVILCENFGGVGDAEQLAARVVAATAEPWDVQGWFMPVHVSIGFAVTDSATTEPSALLGDADTAMYLAKKVPGSMSV; translated from the coding sequence ATGGATGACTCGGACCGATTCGATGGTGTGATCACAGGGGTGCGTGATCCGCGCCGGCTCAAGGCTGTCGCCGACGCAGACCTGCACGGGTCCTTGGCTGACCCTGATCTGGATGCGGTGGTTGCCACCTTGCGCCTGGCTTGCGCGGTACCGATGGTCGTCGTGAACATCGTCAGTGCGGACCGGCAAACCTACGCGGCGGAGGTTGGTCTCGGGGCAGAATGCACGTCAGTACCGGACGCACTGTCCTTTTGTGCGGAGGTAGTTGACACGGGTCGGGCCATGACGGTCTCCGATGCCGCTGCCCATCCCATCTACTGCCAGAACCCGATGGTACTTAGCGGCGTCATCGGTTCATACGCGGGCGTCCCGCTTATCGATAACGGCGTGGTTTTGGGTAGCGTGGCCATCTTCGACCACCATGCGCGGGTGTTCTCCGCTGACGTCCTGGACATTCTTCGTCACCAGGGGAAACTGGCTGGGTCTGTGCTCGCACTGCGCCGCTCGGCCCGCACGGACGCGCTGACCGGGTTGCCCAACCGTGCCCTTTACGGGGACCGCCTCGCGGGGGCGCTGGCCAGACTTGAGCGCAACGGCGGAATGGTCTGCGTGATGTACCTCGACATCGACGACTTCAAGATCATCAACGACACTCTCGGGCACGGTGGGGGCGACGACATCCTTATCGAGCTGGGGAGGAGACTGTCCAGCGTGTTGCGCCCCACCGATACGGTGGCGCGCTTTGGTGGGGATGAGTTCGTGATCCTCTGCGAAAACTTCGGTGGCGTCGGCGATGCCGAACAGTTGGCGGCTCGGGTCGTGGCCGCTACCGCCGAGCCATGGGATGTCCAGGGCTGGTTTATGCCTGTGCACGTGAGCATTGGATTCGCCGTGACGGATTCTGCCACAACAGAGCCATCGGCATTGCTTGGTGACGCTGACACCGCTATGTACTTGGCGAAGAAGGTTCCTGGCTCCATGTCGGTATAG
- a CDS encoding CsbD family protein has protein sequence MSGTDKIKNATEKVVGTGKEAVGKVTDNPKLEAEGKADHTKGSLKQAGENVKDALK, from the coding sequence ATGAGTGGTACGGACAAAATCAAGAACGCGACCGAGAAAGTCGTGGGCACAGGCAAGGAAGCTGTTGGGAAGGTAACCGACAATCCCAAGCTCGAAGCAGAGGGCAAAGCCGATCACACTAAGGGCAGTCTCAAGCAGGCCGGTGAGAACGTCAAAGACGCCCTGAAGTAA
- a CDS encoding glucose PTS transporter subunit IIA, whose amino-acid sequence MASKPAADIVQSIGGAGNIVGLTHCATRLRFQLKDASGIDQAAVEAIPVVLGAVPQTGDRYQVVIGGAVETVYNEIWALPEMKKISAGDSIADMKAAGKAKGPRGKFAGLDTFFEVLSDSFRPILGALLGASLFITFMALMATLGVIPAWNAPGVTLDPSWQFVNLMWQGVFVFLPLMVAYNASKRMGADPWVGFGIMAVVMLPGFTALGKTDGAASVFGGHASVVQIFGLPLTVFDYSSQVFPPLLMAGVLAALTVLLKKIIPSSVQLIFVPFISMLIMIPLTAFLIGPIGVYGGAGLGNFLKSINDFSPFIFAVVIPLAYPFMVPLGLHWPLNAIMLLNIQSLGFDFIQGPMGAWNFACFGATAGVLFLAIREKDRLMKQTATGALAAGLLGGISEPSLYGIHLRFKRIYPRMLIGCLVGGVIIGLGGGVKTSAFVFTSLLTIPAFNNIPLYTIAIAAAFFTAMILVILSGYQTPEQKAEVAAQVDADEAAESKKATAGSHIAAPVLATAVVSGTGAATGARTGSATALATLLATIGSPVAGIVVPLDEVPDPVFSKGIVGPGVGVDPTGDTVYAPAAGKVLVAQPTGHAFGLLLDSGVELLIHVGIDTVNLAGKGFDVKVAAGDRVETGTPLVTFDRMLIEAAGYSLVTPVLVTNAKKFGSIDQAASGHVEVGSPLIKVAVK is encoded by the coding sequence GTGGCGTCAAAACCTGCTGCAGACATTGTTCAAAGTATTGGAGGTGCCGGGAACATCGTGGGCCTCACCCACTGCGCCACCCGGCTTCGCTTCCAGCTCAAGGACGCATCCGGAATCGACCAGGCGGCCGTCGAGGCCATCCCGGTGGTTCTGGGCGCCGTTCCCCAAACCGGCGACCGATACCAGGTCGTTATCGGCGGTGCGGTTGAGACCGTATACAACGAGATTTGGGCGCTACCCGAAATGAAGAAGATTAGTGCCGGCGACTCCATCGCTGACATGAAGGCCGCGGGGAAGGCGAAGGGTCCGCGCGGAAAGTTCGCCGGGCTCGACACGTTCTTCGAGGTTCTGTCGGACTCGTTCCGGCCGATCCTCGGTGCGCTGCTGGGCGCGTCGCTGTTCATCACATTCATGGCCTTGATGGCGACCCTCGGTGTCATCCCGGCCTGGAACGCGCCCGGCGTGACCCTTGATCCGTCCTGGCAGTTCGTGAACCTGATGTGGCAGGGCGTCTTCGTCTTCCTGCCGCTGATGGTCGCATACAACGCCTCCAAGCGGATGGGCGCCGACCCCTGGGTCGGCTTCGGAATCATGGCCGTCGTCATGCTCCCCGGCTTCACAGCCCTGGGCAAGACCGATGGTGCGGCGTCCGTCTTCGGCGGCCACGCATCCGTCGTGCAGATCTTCGGACTGCCGCTGACCGTATTCGACTACAGCTCGCAGGTGTTCCCGCCGCTGCTGATGGCCGGAGTGCTCGCCGCCCTGACCGTGCTCCTGAAGAAGATCATCCCGTCCAGCGTCCAGCTGATCTTCGTGCCGTTCATCAGCATGCTCATCATGATCCCGCTGACCGCCTTCCTGATCGGCCCGATCGGTGTGTACGGCGGAGCCGGACTCGGTAACTTCCTCAAGTCGATCAACGATTTCTCGCCGTTCATCTTCGCGGTCGTCATCCCGCTGGCCTACCCGTTCATGGTTCCGCTCGGCCTGCACTGGCCGCTGAACGCGATCATGCTGCTCAACATCCAGTCCCTCGGGTTTGACTTCATCCAGGGCCCGATGGGCGCCTGGAACTTCGCGTGCTTCGGTGCGACCGCCGGTGTGCTCTTCCTCGCCATTCGCGAGAAGGACCGCTTGATGAAGCAGACCGCGACGGGCGCTCTCGCTGCCGGTCTCCTCGGCGGTATTTCCGAACCGTCTCTCTACGGAATCCATCTCCGCTTCAAGCGCATCTACCCGCGCATGCTCATCGGTTGCCTCGTCGGTGGCGTCATCATCGGGCTCGGCGGCGGCGTCAAGACCAGCGCTTTCGTCTTCACCTCGCTGTTGACCATCCCCGCCTTCAACAACATCCCGCTGTACACGATCGCCATCGCTGCAGCCTTCTTCACCGCGATGATCCTCGTGATCCTCTCCGGCTACCAGACGCCGGAGCAGAAGGCGGAAGTTGCCGCCCAGGTCGACGCCGACGAAGCCGCGGAGAGCAAGAAGGCCACAGCCGGTTCGCACATCGCAGCGCCGGTCCTCGCTACCGCGGTAGTCTCCGGAACCGGTGCCGCAACTGGTGCCAGAACGGGCTCGGCGACCGCACTGGCCACCCTCCTGGCCACGATCGGTTCGCCCGTCGCCGGTATCGTCGTTCCGCTCGACGAGGTTCCTGACCCCGTGTTCAGTAAGGGGATCGTCGGGCCCGGCGTCGGAGTGGATCCGACAGGGGATACCGTCTATGCGCCCGCTGCGGGCAAGGTCCTCGTCGCCCAGCCGACCGGTCACGCCTTCGGCTTGCTGCTGGACAGCGGCGTCGAACTGCTCATCCACGTGGGCATCGACACCGTGAACCTGGCCGGCAAGGGCTTTGACGTCAAGGTCGCCGCGGGCGACCGGGTCGAAACAGGCACCCCGCTGGTGACCTTCGACCGCATGCTGATCGAAGCGGCGGGCTACTCGCTGGTGACCCCGGTACTCGTTACCAACGCCAAAAAGTTCGGTTCGATTGACCAGGCAGCGTCTGGCCATGTTGAGGTCGGAAGCCCACTCATCAAGGTTGCCGTCAAGTAA
- a CDS encoding IS3 family transposase (programmed frameshift), producing MPKPYPPEFRRDVVAVARKHEAPLNQIAKDFGISESCLANWLKKADVQEGVKPGVAEKESAELRDARKRIRLLEQEAEVMRRAVAYLSRDVNPKMMYPLVLELAVDGVPVTVTCRVLRFSKQAFYQWKRNPISQRDWDDAHITNAAWDAHRDDPAFGYRFIADELHQAGLSASENRVWRLCSQQRLWSVFAKKRGLTRKAGPPVHDDLVERKFTATRPNQLWLTDITEHRTDEGKIYLCAIKNVYSNKIVGYSIDSRMKASLAVAAARNAIGQRTIDGTILHSDRGSQFRSNAFIRVLKNNGITGSMGRVGACGDNAAMESFFALLQKNVLDRQRWSTREELRLAIVVWIERTYHRKRRQRRLGKLTPIEFETINMALKAA from the exons ATGCCCAAGCCCTATCCACCCGAGTTCCGCCGCGATGTTGTCGCGGTAGCCCGGAAGCACGAAGCCCCGCTGAATCAGATCGCGAAGGACTTCGGGATCTCGGAGTCCTGCCTGGCGAACTGGCTTAAGAAAGCCGACGTCCAGGAAGGCGTCAAGCCCGGCGTGGCCGAGAAGGAATCCGCGGAACTGCGCGATGCCAGGAAGCGCATCCGGCTGCTCGAGCAGGAAGCTGAGGTCATGCGGCGGGCCGTGGCGTATCTGTCCCGGGACGTCAACCCAA AAATGATGTACCCGCTGGTCCTCGAACTGGCCGTCGACGGTGTCCCCGTCACGGTGACCTGCCGGGTGTTGCGCTTCTCCAAACAAGCGTTCTACCAGTGGAAGCGAAACCCTATCTCCCAGCGCGACTGGGACGACGCCCACATCACCAACGCCGCCTGGGATGCCCACCGGGACGACCCTGCGTTCGGCTACCGGTTCATCGCCGACGAGCTCCACCAGGCGGGCCTCAGCGCCAGCGAGAACCGGGTCTGGCGGCTCTGCTCCCAGCAGCGGCTCTGGTCCGTGTTCGCGAAGAAACGCGGCCTCACGCGCAAGGCCGGCCCGCCCGTCCACGACGACCTCGTCGAGCGGAAATTCACCGCGACACGCCCGAACCAGCTCTGGCTCACCGACATCACCGAACACCGCACCGACGAGGGCAAGATCTACCTCTGCGCGATCAAAAACGTCTACTCGAACAAGATCGTCGGTTACTCCATCGACTCCAGGATGAAGGCGTCCCTGGCCGTCGCAGCGGCCCGGAACGCGATAGGCCAGCGCACCATCGACGGCACGATCCTGCACTCGGACCGCGGGTCCCAATTCCGGTCCAACGCCTTCATCCGGGTACTGAAGAACAACGGCATCACCGGCTCGATGGGCCGCGTCGGCGCGTGCGGCGACAACGCCGCGATGGAGTCCTTCTTCGCGCTGCTGCAGAAGAACGTCCTCGACCGGCAGCGGTGGTCAACCCGAGAAGAACTACGCCTCGCGATTGTGGTCTGGATCGAGCGGACCTACCACCGCAAGCGCCGTCAACGCCGCCTCGGCAAGCTCACCCCGATCGAGTTTGAGACAATAAACATGGCCCTCAAAGCCGCCTGA
- a CDS encoding DUF6431 domain-containing protein translates to MIVVSSPEQAEALLDAGQLGCPGCSGTLRPHGYGRVRRVRSLGGEPVTVRPRRARCFSCAATHVLLPAGLVLRRADTTEVIGTALAAKARGDGHRTIAAQLDRPVSTVRRWLRRAREPHAGWLHQQSVQHAYRADPDLLNRELVWPTTLGDALNLLAGAALACQKRWDCPLPAWTLIGMFTRGRLLPPPLRT, encoded by the coding sequence ATGATCGTCGTCTCCTCGCCGGAGCAGGCCGAGGCCCTGCTCGACGCGGGCCAGCTGGGCTGCCCCGGCTGCTCCGGGACGCTGCGCCCGCACGGGTATGGCCGCGTCCGCCGGGTGCGTAGCCTCGGCGGCGAACCGGTCACGGTGCGCCCCCGCCGCGCCCGCTGCTTCTCGTGCGCGGCCACGCACGTGCTGCTGCCCGCCGGACTGGTGTTGCGCCGGGCGGACACGACAGAGGTCATCGGCACGGCCTTGGCGGCGAAGGCCCGCGGCGACGGGCATCGTACGATCGCGGCCCAGCTGGACCGCCCGGTCTCCACGGTGCGCCGCTGGCTCCGGCGGGCACGAGAGCCACACGCCGGCTGGTTGCATCAACAGAGCGTGCAGCACGCGTACCGTGCCGATCCTGACCTCCTGAACCGCGAGCTGGTCTGGCCGACCACGCTTGGAGACGCACTGAACCTCCTCGCCGGCGCGGCACTGGCCTGCCAGAAGCGTTGGGACTGCCCGTTGCCGGCGTGGACGCTGATCGGAATGTTCACCCGCGGCCGACTCCTGCCCCCACCCCTGCGCACCTGA
- a CDS encoding IS110 family transposase → MTNDDISVIAGIDTHADTHHVAIITNYGKHLADKKFLAVGSGYREIAEYITRYGPVIAVGVEGTGSYGAELTRVLIHEGFEVKEVNRPNRQARRIHGKSDPLDAYQAAESVLAQRGTSTPKARDGNVEALRVLRTARTSAMKARTAVLAQISAVLTSAPESIRAKYRGKTSESRAKSMATSRPTGDITDPLVATAVTLKRMAARHAYLTTEIDDCDAELARIIAEHAPALTLIKGVGTAVASQLLVTIGDNPERLTTEAQFAALAGVAPIPASSGKTTRHRLSRGGDRAANSAIHRIVLVRMAKDQRTQDYVVKRTSEGKGKKEIMRCLKRYVAREIYRVLQNPRPGLLTNDLRPRRLALHLTQTAVALELSAWPKAISRIERGATQDRVLSERYRTWLSEQPKVSA, encoded by the coding sequence ATGACAAACGACGACATCAGCGTCATCGCCGGCATCGACACCCACGCCGACACCCATCACGTCGCCATCATCACCAATTACGGCAAACACCTTGCCGATAAGAAGTTTCTGGCCGTGGGATCCGGCTACCGGGAAATCGCCGAATACATCACCCGGTATGGACCGGTGATCGCTGTCGGCGTCGAAGGAACAGGGTCCTACGGTGCTGAATTGACCCGGGTCTTGATCCACGAGGGCTTCGAGGTGAAAGAGGTCAACCGGCCCAATCGCCAAGCCCGACGCATCCACGGCAAGTCCGATCCGCTAGACGCCTACCAGGCCGCCGAATCTGTCCTCGCCCAGCGCGGCACCTCTACACCAAAAGCCCGCGACGGTAACGTCGAAGCCCTCCGGGTGCTGCGCACCGCGCGCACCAGCGCGATGAAGGCACGCACCGCGGTACTAGCGCAGATCAGCGCCGTACTGACATCGGCCCCAGAGAGTATCCGGGCCAAATATCGGGGCAAGACCAGCGAATCCCGTGCCAAAAGCATGGCCACCTCGCGCCCGACCGGAGACATCACAGACCCCCTCGTCGCGACCGCCGTCACGCTCAAACGCATGGCCGCCCGCCATGCCTACCTCACCACCGAGATCGATGACTGCGACGCCGAGCTCGCCCGCATTATCGCCGAGCACGCCCCAGCCCTGACCCTGATCAAAGGTGTCGGCACCGCCGTAGCCTCCCAACTGCTGGTCACTATCGGCGACAACCCCGAGCGCCTGACCACAGAAGCCCAATTCGCCGCATTGGCCGGCGTCGCACCGATCCCTGCGTCATCGGGCAAGACGACACGGCACCGGCTCTCCCGCGGTGGCGACCGCGCCGCGAACTCCGCGATTCACCGCATCGTTCTAGTGCGCATGGCGAAGGACCAACGCACCCAGGATTACGTCGTCAAACGCACCAGCGAGGGCAAAGGCAAGAAGGAGATCATGCGCTGCCTCAAGCGCTACGTCGCCCGCGAAATATACCGCGTCCTGCAAAACCCACGGCCCGGCCTGCTAACCAACGACCTGCGTCCACGGCGCCTCGCGTTGCACCTCACCCAGACCGCAGTAGCACTCGAGCTGAGCGCCTGGCCCAAAGCCATCTCGCGCATTGAACGCGGCGCCACCCAAGATCGAGTCCTTTCTGAGCGCTACCGCACATGGCTCAGTGAACAACCCAAAGTCAGCGCTTGA
- a CDS encoding MarR family transcriptional regulator translates to MATWTFLTNHAHVLLCVADNPNVRLRDVAVQVGITERAAQRIVTELEEAGYLDREREGRRNTYRLNTAMPLRHPLDRDHRIGELLSAFANTQGQ, encoded by the coding sequence ATGGCGACTTGGACGTTTCTGACCAATCACGCCCACGTGTTGCTGTGCGTGGCGGACAACCCGAACGTGCGGCTACGCGACGTCGCCGTTCAGGTCGGTATTACTGAGCGAGCGGCGCAGCGCATCGTCACCGAGCTGGAGGAGGCGGGCTACCTGGACCGCGAACGCGAAGGTCGCCGCAACACCTACCGGCTCAATACGGCAATGCCCCTTCGGCACCCCCTGGATCGCGACCACCGCATCGGGGAGCTTCTTTCTGCCTTCGCCAACACTCAAGGCCAGTAA
- a CDS encoding proton-conducting transporter membrane subunit: MARLSATVVGVGFVATLTVAIASVAAPHQSEQVVFGSTSVHLDALALILSMLVLGLSALIQVFAIRYLRGDLRQVWFVVAANLLTGFTVLMVCAGSVALFTVAWIGAGAALVLLLATYRPLAQARDGIRRTGSRFMIADTVFLIPVAILLVTARGDIPLDQLGDVSKSLPLPLQLTFAALLVISALARSSQIPFQGWLPFTLAAPTPVSALMHAGVVNAGAILLIRFAPAIAPHQAVMIGVFVAGAVTLVYASAARLVRPDVKGRLVFSTMAQMGFMIMACGLGVFAAAIFHLVAHSLFKSTLFLGAGMGVRQHAVDRDLPPRKNYSPFTLAAAVTLSVLVPLASLSAAEWVFSPAVSTASTALLVFVAVTASVALGTALSTNFSTRTFLTGTASIVVLAFGYVALLQLFTAALEPATTINAGPAWLLALPAVGLIAVQLLSRNPRQFAHLRDLVYTRTVTTTLPRPPAIPRPSVTTGVLS, from the coding sequence GTGGCCCGCCTGTCGGCGACCGTAGTCGGGGTCGGGTTCGTCGCGACTCTCACGGTCGCTATCGCATCCGTTGCCGCGCCGCACCAGAGTGAGCAGGTGGTGTTCGGGTCCACCTCCGTGCACCTGGATGCCTTGGCGTTGATCTTGTCGATGCTGGTGCTGGGACTCAGCGCGCTGATCCAGGTCTTCGCGATCCGTTACCTACGGGGTGATCTTCGACAGGTATGGTTTGTCGTCGCAGCCAACCTGCTCACCGGTTTCACCGTGTTGATGGTCTGCGCTGGGTCGGTCGCCCTGTTCACCGTGGCCTGGATCGGAGCGGGGGCGGCCCTCGTTCTGCTCTTGGCAACCTATCGGCCGCTTGCGCAGGCCCGCGATGGGATCCGGCGCACCGGATCCAGGTTCATGATCGCTGACACTGTCTTCCTGATCCCTGTCGCCATCCTGCTGGTCACCGCCAGAGGAGATATCCCCCTGGACCAGCTTGGTGACGTCTCGAAGTCGTTGCCGTTGCCGCTTCAGCTGACGTTTGCCGCGCTGCTCGTGATCTCGGCGTTAGCTCGTTCAAGCCAGATCCCTTTCCAGGGTTGGTTGCCGTTCACGTTGGCGGCGCCCACGCCTGTGTCCGCGCTGATGCACGCCGGCGTGGTGAACGCCGGTGCCATCCTGTTGATCCGATTCGCCCCGGCGATCGCGCCACACCAGGCCGTCATGATCGGGGTGTTCGTCGCCGGTGCAGTGACCCTGGTCTACGCATCGGCGGCCCGCCTGGTCCGGCCGGATGTGAAGGGCCGGTTGGTGTTCTCAACAATGGCGCAGATGGGGTTCATGATCATGGCCTGCGGTTTGGGAGTGTTCGCGGCAGCAATCTTCCATCTGGTCGCCCACTCCCTGTTCAAATCCACCCTCTTCCTCGGGGCCGGCATGGGAGTGCGACAGCACGCCGTCGACCGAGACCTTCCACCCCGAAAGAACTACTCGCCGTTCACACTCGCTGCAGCCGTGACCCTGTCGGTGCTGGTGCCATTGGCGTCGCTGTCTGCAGCCGAATGGGTGTTCTCCCCCGCAGTGTCAACGGCCAGTACCGCTCTACTCGTGTTCGTTGCCGTGACCGCCAGCGTTGCTCTGGGCACAGCACTGAGCACCAATTTCTCGACCCGAACGTTCCTCACCGGCACGGCATCGATAGTGGTGCTGGCGTTCGGATATGTGGCTCTCCTGCAGTTATTCACAGCGGCGTTGGAACCCGCGACCACCATCAACGCAGGTCCGGCCTGGCTACTGGCCTTGCCCGCCGTCGGCCTCATCGCGGTCCAACTGCTTTCCCGCAACCCGCGCCAGTTTGCACACCTGCGTGACCTCGTTTACACCAGGACCGTGACGACCACCCTTCCCCGCCCGCCAGCTATCCCCCGCCCGTCTGTGACCACAGGAGTGTTGTCATGA
- a CDS encoding DUF2309 domain-containing protein, which produces MNLILRAQVATAAHAIVPSWPVESFIAVNPLAGHEPRPFEAAATPGVVLTRSRDAYLADADRGRIVDADLEAALAERVPELAGKLTIGGKSVSAVSVAVLDMKSAEWNSPAAAESSAPWLDEYLATWVSSYLNPDPLWAMPHKQQGFYQAWRALARRDPSLPRTARRMVAELPVEPDAALAWALVRLGVAAEEVTETLRAELQYLPGWVGHIKWRAEKIGDIDLLSYLGVRLTIQAVLDTTPLPSSREPLIAEEAQTTLWHRAEHVARSIGSRGDRDDIAAVSRVLATHPVPDHALTWQKAYELHYRATLMPSLRDTDPVTPRPQLQLVMCIDPRSEGMRRHIEVLPEVETFGFAGFFGVPVRFSRYRARGAVNSLPALLTARHHLTEHPTDPAKAEDHIMRGRTRDALRQSTHRADSGTVTPFAFAEVSGWLYGAVSVLRTLTPTLQARIHRFLTPSTVTLPSNVSVADAFTLEERAAMAETAVRMMGIGQFAPLVVLAGHASESMNNLYQSALDCGACGGNPGAANARASAAIFNAPDVRALLAARGIDIPSDSFFIAAEHNTVTDAVTLLDRHLIPPSHVDVARTFDRAQHTAAEMLVRERAQDLPGASPHSPARVQGRAHDWAEVYPELGLAGNAAMIIGPRQMTRGVNLDRRVFLHSYQAELDLEGAALETIMTAPLVVAQWINHQYYFSALNPATLGAGTKTIHNAIGTIGVLTGHTGDLRRGLPWQSVGLGDQLFHEPMRLTVIIQAPLDSIGRIVSRNQVLRNLFDNDWITLIARNEPATPWHRYAPYGWTAAPATLKGR; this is translated from the coding sequence ATGAATTTGATTCTTCGCGCCCAGGTGGCCACAGCCGCTCACGCCATTGTGCCGTCCTGGCCGGTGGAGTCCTTCATCGCGGTGAACCCTCTCGCAGGCCACGAACCTCGCCCATTCGAGGCCGCCGCCACCCCGGGCGTGGTCCTGACCCGATCCCGAGACGCCTACCTTGCCGACGCGGACCGCGGCCGCATCGTCGATGCCGACCTTGAAGCAGCCCTGGCCGAGCGTGTTCCCGAACTGGCCGGGAAGCTCACCATCGGCGGGAAAAGCGTGTCCGCGGTGAGCGTGGCGGTCCTGGACATGAAGAGTGCGGAGTGGAATTCCCCCGCCGCAGCCGAATCATCGGCGCCCTGGCTGGACGAGTACCTGGCCACCTGGGTTTCGTCCTACCTGAACCCGGACCCGCTCTGGGCCATGCCGCACAAGCAGCAGGGCTTCTACCAGGCGTGGCGAGCTCTGGCCCGCCGGGACCCGTCACTCCCGCGAACGGCGCGCCGGATGGTGGCCGAATTGCCCGTCGAGCCTGACGCCGCACTGGCGTGGGCGCTGGTCAGGCTCGGGGTCGCGGCGGAGGAGGTTACGGAGACGCTCCGAGCCGAGCTCCAGTACCTGCCGGGCTGGGTCGGCCACATCAAGTGGCGGGCCGAGAAGATTGGGGACATCGACCTGCTCTCCTACCTGGGTGTGAGATTGACCATCCAAGCCGTCCTCGACACAACACCTCTCCCGTCGTCACGCGAACCCCTGATAGCCGAGGAGGCCCAAACGACCCTGTGGCACCGGGCCGAGCACGTTGCCCGGTCGATCGGCAGTCGAGGAGACCGGGACGACATCGCGGCAGTGAGCCGGGTCTTGGCCACCCATCCGGTGCCCGACCACGCGCTGACGTGGCAGAAGGCCTACGAGCTGCACTACCGCGCCACCCTGATGCCGTCCCTCAGGGACACCGATCCCGTTACCCCTCGTCCCCAACTGCAACTAGTGATGTGCATTGACCCCCGGTCCGAAGGAATGCGGCGTCACATCGAGGTCCTCCCCGAAGTGGAAACGTTCGGGTTCGCCGGATTCTTCGGCGTCCCCGTGCGCTTCTCCCGGTACAGAGCCCGCGGGGCCGTGAATTCTTTGCCGGCCCTCCTGACCGCCCGCCACCACCTGACCGAACACCCGACCGACCCGGCGAAGGCTGAAGACCACATCATGCGCGGTCGCACCCGGGACGCGCTCCGTCAGTCGACCCACCGCGCCGACTCGGGCACAGTGACACCGTTCGCCTTCGCGGAGGTATCCGGATGGCTGTACGGCGCCGTCAGCGTGCTGCGCACCCTCACCCCGACATTGCAGGCCCGAATCCACCGATTCCTGACCCCATCGACGGTCACTCTGCCGAGCAACGTGTCAGTCGCCGACGCGTTCACGCTGGAGGAGCGGGCCGCGATGGCGGAAACCGCGGTGCGGATGATGGGCATCGGCCAGTTCGCCCCTCTGGTCGTGCTCGCCGGTCACGCATCCGAGTCGATGAACAACCTGTACCAGTCAGCGTTGGATTGTGGCGCCTGCGGCGGCAACCCTGGAGCGGCGAACGCCCGCGCCTCCGCCGCCATCTTCAACGCCCCCGACGTACGCGCCCTCCTGGCGGCCCGTGGAATCGACATCCCTTCCGACAGTTTCTTCATCGCGGCGGAGCACAACACCGTCACCGACGCCGTGACACTCCTGGACCGGCACCTCATTCCGCCGAGCCACGTCGATGTGGCGCGAACCTTTGACCGGGCCCAGCACACAGCAGCCGAGATGCTGGTCAGGGAACGCGCACAGGACCTGCCCGGGGCATCCCCGCACTCGCCCGCCCGGGTCCAGGGGCGCGCCCACGACTGGGCGGAAGTGTATCCAGAGCTGGGTCTTGCTGGAAACGCCGCCATGATCATCGGACCGCGTCAGATGACCCGCGGCGTCAACCTGGACCGGCGGGTGTTCCTCCACTCGTATCAGGCAGAGTTGGACCTGGAGGGTGCCGCGCTGGAAACGATCATGACCGCACCCTTGGTAGTCGCCCAGTGGATCAACCACCAGTATTACTTCTCCGCCCTCAACCCCGCCACCTTGGGCGCCGGAACCAAAACCATCCACAACGCCATCGGCACTATCGGTGTTCTCACCGGCCACACCGGCGACCTGCGCCGCGGCCTGCCGTGGCAATCCGTCGGCCTCGGCGACCAACTTTTCCACGAACCGATGCGCCTGACCGTCATCATCCAAGCGCCCCTGGACAGCATCGGCCGCATCGTCTCCCGCAACCAGGTGCTGCGTAACCTGTTCGACAACGACTGGATCACCCTCATCGCACGCAACGAACCCGCAACCCCCTGGCACCGCTACGCCCCGTACGGCTGGACGGCCGCCCCCGCCACGCTGAAAGGAAGATGA
- a CDS encoding transcriptional regulator yields the protein MNNLTHMTRLEVVVPARDAPAIRELITSAGATGYTSVSGVSGIGHHGQHSGALLFNEYDTLTMLITVLPPDNAGELIDAVQELLSTSSGVMFVSDTYVSRPDYFQ from the coding sequence ATGAACAACTTGACTCATATGACCCGGCTTGAGGTTGTCGTGCCCGCCCGCGACGCCCCCGCAATCCGCGAACTGATCACATCCGCCGGAGCCACCGGCTACACGTCCGTGTCAGGGGTGTCCGGAATCGGACACCATGGCCAGCACTCCGGGGCTTTGCTCTTCAACGAATACGACACCCTCACCATGCTCATCACCGTCCTACCGCCCGACAACGCCGGCGAGCTGATCGACGCCGTCCAGGAACTTCTCAGCACCTCCAGTGGTGTCATGTTCGTCTCCGACACCTACGTCTCCAGGCCCGACTACTTCCAATGA